A window from Nitrospira sp. ND1 encodes these proteins:
- a CDS encoding sigma 54-interacting transcriptional regulator — translation MRDTLPTELETSAGDPRKALLQVAEAISLHRDLPALFRDLAQRLPAVAPFDFIGLVLHDPAKQVMKVHVLETVEARGVTNRLDGMEIPMEESASGWVWSHQQPLMIPSLADETRYKPGLGALRSIGVQSLCFCPLTTAMRRLGAIGFGSLRTSAFGDADVEFLNQVAKLVAVAVDNVLHHQALSDERDRLQLLLDVTESIASHRDLTRLLEDLAGRLPQLVPFDFINAVLHDPATDKMRLWLLVTSEPSTLRPGLETPIEESPGGLVWKTQQPLTVHDVAQEDRFPGLMTLFRENGVRAFCVVPLTTAHRRLGAMGFGSLQPRVYEKREIALMQQVAKQVAVALDNALNGETALTYQGQLTRERDRQRLLLEVNNAVVSHLDLDQLFPAVSACLRRVIQHDGSSLLLCNDETGQWRIHVLDFDRNESFIEEGRIEESPRSPSCQAITTGQAAVFGEDELREMAESSPIAQELLDFGAKSFCSLPLLSHNRTLGALNVCRRGEGGFSQEDVQLLAQVAQQVAIAVENALAFREIAALKDKLAKEKVYLEEEIQTAYNFEEIVGDSRALKQVLKQVQTVATTDSTVLILGETGSGKELIARALHNLSDRRERTFVKLNCAAIPTGLLESELFGHEKGAFTGAIATKIGRFELADGGTIFLDEVGEIPLELQVKLLRVLQEQEFERLGSTRTIRVNVRVIAATNRDLGQMVEEQKFRSDLYYRLKVFPMTVPPLRERAEDVPLLVRHFVQKFAARMKRRIETVPAEAMKALQAYSWPGNVRELENYIERAVILSSGSELFVSTAELKRAAPVGNGSATTLEDAEREHILKALRETNWVIGGDAGAAARLGMKRTTLQSKMQKLGITRPR, via the coding sequence ATGCGAGACACCCTTCCGACCGAACTCGAAACGAGTGCCGGCGATCCGCGCAAGGCCCTCCTGCAGGTTGCCGAGGCGATTTCTCTGCACAGGGATCTCCCGGCCCTGTTTCGAGATCTCGCACAACGGCTGCCCGCTGTCGCCCCGTTCGATTTCATCGGCCTGGTGCTGCACGATCCGGCGAAGCAGGTCATGAAGGTGCATGTGCTTGAAACGGTTGAGGCGCGGGGGGTAACGAACCGGCTGGACGGCATGGAAATCCCGATGGAGGAGTCCGCCAGCGGCTGGGTCTGGTCGCATCAGCAGCCGTTGATGATCCCGTCGCTGGCCGATGAAACGCGGTACAAGCCCGGGCTCGGCGCGCTCCGGAGCATCGGCGTGCAATCGCTCTGTTTCTGCCCCCTCACCACGGCGATGCGGCGTCTCGGCGCGATCGGATTCGGCAGTCTGAGAACCTCCGCGTTCGGTGACGCCGATGTGGAGTTTCTCAACCAGGTCGCCAAACTGGTCGCCGTCGCCGTGGACAATGTGCTGCATCACCAGGCCTTGAGCGACGAGCGCGATCGGCTGCAACTGCTGCTGGACGTGACAGAATCGATCGCCTCCCATCGTGACCTCACCCGACTGCTTGAGGACTTGGCCGGACGATTGCCCCAACTCGTGCCGTTCGATTTCATCAACGCGGTGCTCCATGATCCCGCGACAGACAAGATGCGCTTGTGGCTGCTGGTGACCTCGGAGCCCTCGACCCTTCGCCCCGGGCTCGAGACTCCCATCGAGGAATCGCCCGGCGGCTTGGTGTGGAAAACCCAGCAACCGCTGACGGTTCATGACGTTGCGCAGGAAGATCGCTTTCCCGGATTGATGACGCTGTTTCGCGAGAACGGGGTACGGGCGTTTTGTGTCGTGCCGCTCACGACGGCGCATCGCCGGTTGGGCGCCATGGGGTTCGGCAGTCTCCAGCCGCGGGTCTATGAGAAACGTGAGATCGCCCTCATGCAGCAGGTGGCCAAGCAGGTGGCGGTGGCCCTGGACAATGCGCTCAACGGCGAGACGGCCTTGACTTATCAGGGGCAGTTGACGCGGGAACGCGATCGCCAGCGCCTGTTGCTCGAGGTCAATAATGCGGTGGTCTCTCACCTGGACCTGGATCAACTGTTTCCAGCGGTCAGCGCCTGTCTGCGTCGGGTGATTCAACACGATGGTTCCAGCCTGCTCCTCTGCAATGACGAGACAGGGCAATGGCGCATCCACGTTCTGGATTTCGACCGAAACGAAAGCTTCATCGAAGAAGGACGGATCGAAGAGAGCCCACGCTCTCCCTCGTGCCAGGCGATCACGACCGGCCAGGCGGCCGTGTTCGGTGAAGACGAGCTCAGGGAGATGGCAGAGTCTTCACCCATCGCACAGGAGCTCCTGGACTTTGGCGCCAAGTCGTTCTGCTCCTTACCGCTCCTGTCGCACAATCGCACCCTCGGAGCCTTGAACGTCTGTCGGCGCGGTGAGGGAGGCTTCAGCCAGGAGGACGTGCAGCTCCTGGCCCAAGTCGCGCAGCAAGTTGCGATTGCGGTGGAGAACGCGCTCGCGTTCCGGGAGATTGCCGCGCTCAAGGATAAGCTCGCCAAAGAAAAGGTCTATCTCGAGGAAGAAATTCAGACGGCGTACAACTTCGAGGAGATCGTCGGGGACAGTCGCGCCCTGAAGCAGGTGCTCAAACAGGTTCAGACCGTCGCGACCACCGATTCCACCGTGCTGATACTCGGTGAAACGGGCAGCGGGAAGGAGTTGATCGCGAGGGCCTTGCACAATCTCAGCGATCGAAGGGAACGGACCTTCGTGAAACTCAATTGTGCCGCGATTCCTACCGGGCTGCTGGAGAGCGAGCTGTTCGGGCACGAAAAGGGAGCCTTTACCGGGGCCATCGCGACGAAGATCGGGCGGTTCGAGTTGGCCGACGGCGGGACCATTTTCCTGGATGAAGTGGGGGAGATACCGTTGGAACTCCAGGTCAAGTTGCTGCGGGTGTTGCAGGAGCAGGAGTTCGAGCGGTTGGGCAGCACCAGAACCATTCGTGTCAACGTCCGGGTGATCGCCGCGACGAATCGGGATCTTGGCCAGATGGTGGAGGAGCAGAAGTTTCGCAGCGATCTCTACTATCGGCTGAAAGTGTTCCCGATGACCGTGCCGCCGTTGCGCGAACGGGCGGAGGATGTGCCCTTGCTGGTTCGCCATTTCGTCCAGAAGTTCGCCGCACGCATGAAGCGGCGGATCGAAACCGTTCCGGCTGAGGCCATGAAAGCGCTCCAGGCCTATTCCTGGCCCGGCAATGTGCGGGAGCTGGAAAATTACATCGAACGGGCGGTGATCCTGTCCTCCGGCTCGGAGCTGTTCGTCTCCACCGCTGAACTGAAACGCGCTGCCCCGGTGGGGAACGGATCAGCCACGACGCTGGAGGACGCCGAGCGCGAGCACATTCTCAAGGCGCTGAGAGAGACGAACTGGGTCATCGGCGGCGACGCCGGGGCTGCGGCCCGCTTGGGGATGAAGCGAACCACCCTCCAGTCCAAAATGCAGAAGCTCGGTATCACGCGCCCACGGTAG